A stretch of the Paenibacillus dendritiformis genome encodes the following:
- a CDS encoding DUF2515 family protein gives MESSSPTRWRYAWRLLRHAVDSACAAMRNLWTSLRRQARSIRYLRAMEWNRAAARRTEERLYRIIAEQSRPHAEEARAHERQSLTSEELKLLAHIRQAAAAGNRNNVARAAAYLRIYNQHPELHWALLAHTVSRNGGWNMTDLQGEWLPRIMSPAQRQWSFRMLERSNALIFHDAFPQLLLYDASRREGRSLFHLLPHLGISAFMVPFWDSFWVQPDSPLLTTALIINEQNVIEGSVVQNEQFREQVIAKWDFRLHGWMQMNQVVIPLGVPSAQDPAVPLVGLALENFSDLDERIAFGRKLYALLFHAPDIHGRALTFMRGVPHTGSRADYWPHAFTTQAAAPDHANLPAAHRAYSPRLADAWPDEPLPPVGAGDWFADDRMLKHLQPMRPPLHADMTLSHDRMWKETASLAGFIHPGRHQHP, from the coding sequence ATGGAGTCCTCGTCCCCAACCCGCTGGCGGTACGCCTGGCGCTTGCTTCGGCATGCCGTCGACAGCGCCTGCGCCGCCATGCGCAACCTATGGACTAGCTTGCGCAGGCAGGCGAGAAGCATACGCTATCTGCGCGCGATGGAATGGAACCGGGCCGCGGCCAGACGTACCGAAGAGCGTCTATATCGGATCATCGCGGAGCAGAGCCGCCCGCATGCCGAAGAGGCCCGAGCTCATGAGCGCCAGAGCCTGACGTCCGAAGAATTGAAGCTTCTCGCTCATATTCGCCAGGCGGCAGCAGCCGGGAACCGGAACAATGTCGCCCGGGCCGCGGCCTATCTCCGGATCTACAATCAGCATCCGGAGCTCCACTGGGCGCTGCTGGCCCATACCGTCTCCCGCAACGGAGGCTGGAATATGACGGATCTGCAGGGGGAATGGCTGCCGCGTATCATGAGTCCGGCGCAGCGCCAGTGGTCGTTCCGCATGCTGGAGCGGAGCAATGCCCTGATTTTTCACGACGCCTTCCCGCAGCTGCTGTTATATGACGCCAGCCGGCGCGAAGGGCGCAGCCTGTTCCATCTGCTCCCGCACCTGGGCATATCGGCATTCATGGTTCCATTCTGGGACAGCTTCTGGGTCCAGCCGGACAGCCCGCTGCTGACGACGGCACTGATCATCAATGAACAGAACGTCATCGAAGGAAGCGTCGTCCAGAATGAACAGTTCCGCGAGCAGGTTATCGCGAAGTGGGATTTCCGCCTGCATGGCTGGATGCAGATGAATCAAGTCGTTATCCCGCTCGGAGTCCCGTCCGCGCAGGATCCGGCCGTCCCGCTCGTCGGACTGGCGCTGGAGAATTTCTCCGATCTGGACGAGCGGATTGCATTCGGACGCAAGCTGTACGCCCTGTTATTCCATGCGCCTGACATTCACGGCAGGGCGTTAACCTTCATGCGCGGCGTCCCGCACACCGGATCGCGCGCAGACTACTGGCCGCATGCCTTCACCACCCAGGCAGCGGCGCCGGATCATGCGAACCTGCCGGCGGCGCATCGGGCCTACAGTCCGCGCCTGGCCGATGCCTGGCCGGACGAGCCGCTGCCCCCGGTTGGGGCCGGCGATTGGTTCGCAGACGACCGGATGCTGAAGCATCTGCAGCCGATGCGCCCTCCTCTCCATGCGGATATGACGCTCTCGCATGATCGAATGTGGAAGGAGACGGCTTCGCTCGCCGGCTTTATTCATCCCGGCCGGCACCAGCATCCCTGA
- a CDS encoding thioredoxin family protein gives MEKVQTVERFNELIAQPLTTIAVFKTSWCPDCHFIDPFMPEVEAQYEGKAVFFEVDAEALVDVAQQYHIMGIPSFVAFKNGKETIRFVNKLRKTRPEIEQFADRAIAVAEAL, from the coding sequence ATGGAAAAAGTACAAACAGTGGAGCGTTTTAATGAGTTGATTGCCCAGCCGTTGACGACGATCGCCGTATTCAAAACGTCCTGGTGCCCGGATTGCCACTTTATTGATCCGTTCATGCCGGAAGTGGAGGCGCAATATGAGGGCAAGGCCGTGTTTTTCGAGGTCGATGCGGAAGCGTTGGTCGATGTGGCCCAGCAATATCATATCATGGGCATTCCTAGCTTCGTCGCCTTCAAGAACGGCAAGGAGACGATTCGCTTCGTCAACAAGCTGCGCAAGACGCGGCCGGAGATTGAACAGTTCGCAGATCGGGCCATTGCGGTAGCTGAAGCGTTGTAA
- a CDS encoding COX15/CtaA family protein: MRLTGQVNLVNANIYRKLKLLAYATCIGMFIVVLNGALVTKTGSGQGCGTDWPLCNGKFVPAYTIESMIEYSHRIVTGIVGILVLASFVFVFRQMRDKRDAVMYSFLTLIFTVIQAIMGALAVVFTQSPPVMALHFGISLLAFASSFLLCLAVRRHERGIVQHAGRISDTFRYGVWFTWLYTYIVIYVGAFVRHTESSGGCLGWPLCNGEWIPEMTGGTAIAFMHRVAAALLLVVVAVMAHFAYHHHKNNREIQLCGIWSIALCAGQIVSGALVVLAITDENWYLFAGMLHAVLICGLFSVLCHMSIRVWQLRERV; encoded by the coding sequence ATGAGACTAACGGGTCAGGTGAATCTAGTGAATGCGAACATCTACCGTAAATTGAAGTTACTGGCTTACGCCACCTGCATCGGCATGTTCATCGTCGTGCTGAACGGAGCCCTTGTCACGAAGACCGGCTCGGGCCAGGGCTGCGGCACCGATTGGCCGCTGTGCAACGGCAAATTCGTGCCTGCCTATACCATTGAATCGATGATTGAGTACTCGCACCGCATCGTGACCGGAATTGTGGGAATACTTGTCCTGGCATCATTTGTATTTGTTTTCCGGCAGATGCGAGATAAGCGTGACGCCGTCATGTATTCGTTCTTGACTCTCATTTTTACAGTGATTCAGGCGATTATGGGAGCGCTTGCCGTCGTATTTACGCAGTCCCCTCCCGTCATGGCGCTGCATTTCGGAATCTCCCTGCTGGCGTTCGCCTCATCCTTCCTGCTGTGTCTGGCGGTGCGAAGGCATGAGCGGGGCATTGTGCAGCATGCGGGGAGGATCAGCGATACGTTCCGTTACGGCGTCTGGTTCACATGGTTATATACATATATCGTGATATACGTGGGCGCCTTCGTACGGCATACGGAGTCATCCGGCGGCTGCCTGGGATGGCCGCTCTGCAATGGCGAGTGGATTCCCGAGATGACGGGAGGAACCGCAATCGCTTTCATGCACCGGGTGGCCGCGGCGCTGCTGCTCGTTGTCGTTGCGGTGATGGCGCATTTCGCCTACCATCATCATAAGAACAATCGGGAGATCCAGCTGTGCGGGATATGGTCGATTGCGCTGTGCGCGGGGCAGATTGTAAGCGGGGCGCTCGTCGTCTTGGCGATCACGGATGAGAATTGGTATTTATTCGCGGGAATGCTGCATGCGGTGTTGATTTGCGGACTGTTCAGCGTGCTGTGCCATATGAGCATTCGCGTATGGCAGCTTCGGGAACGGGTATAA